Proteins from one Cicer arietinum cultivar CDC Frontier isolate Library 1 chromosome 3, Cicar.CDCFrontier_v2.0, whole genome shotgun sequence genomic window:
- the LOC101509053 gene encoding RHOMBOID-like protein 4 gives MEINMSLPTKVASKDEYKEVKHFKKWVPWLIPFFVIANVIVFIITMYVNDCPNNSVSCIARFFGRFSFQPFHENPLLGPSLLTLRSMGALDVDKVVNKHQGWRLITCMWLHGGVFHLLANMLGILLVGIRLEQEFGFVLIGVLFVISGFGGSLLSALFIQQSISVGASSALFGLLGGMLSELITNWSIYDKRLGVLITLVSIIVINLAVGIFPHVDNFAHIGGFFTGFLLGFVFLIRPQFGWVKQKYVTPNSQALVKSKFKIYQCISWLLALILLIFGFSVGLVALLNGVDANDHCSWCHYLSCVPTSKWSCNSTSVSCLTQQIGNQLNVTCSSSGKSIIYYMQNLTDSRIHELCFQICT, from the exons ATGGAGATAAACATGTCTTTGCCTACAAAAGTTGCATCCAAAGATGAATACAAGGAAGTGAAGCATTTCAAGAAATGGGTTCCTTGGTTGATTCCCTTTTTTGTGATTGCCAATGTCATTGTGTTCATAATCACTATGTATGTCAATGATTGTCCTAATAACTCGGTTTCATGCATTGCGCGGTTTTTCGGTCGATTCTCCTTTCAGCCTTTCCATGAGAATCCTCTTCTTGGACCTTCATTGTTGAC GTTAAGGAGTATGGGGGCACTAGATGTGGACAAAGTGGTTAACAAACACCAAGGTTGGCGCCTCATCACTTGTATGTGGTTACATGGTGGAGTATTCCATCTATTGGCAAATATGTTGGGCATTTTACTTGTTGGAATTCGCCTTGAACAAGAATTTGGGTTTG TGCTTATAGGAGTACTATTTGTAATATCTGGATTTGGGGGTAGCTTGCTATCTGCTCTTTTCATTCAGCAAAGTATCTCTGTGGGTGCCTCAAGTGCTCTCTTTGGCTTACTAGGAGGCATGCTTTCCGAACTCATTACTAATTGGTCTATATATGATAAAAGG CTAGGAGTACTGATTACTCTCGTGTCTATTATTGTGATCAATTTAGCAGTGGGAATTTTTCCACATGTGGACAATTTTGCTCATATTGGAGGGTTTTTCACAGGATTTCTTCTTGGATTTGTGTTTTTGATCCGTCCTCAATTTGGATGGGTTAAGCAAAAGTATGTTACTCCAAATTCTCAAGCATTAGTTAaatctaaattcaaaatttatcagTGCATCTCCTGGCTCCTAGCCCTCATCCTACTAATTTTCGG GTTTAGTGTTGGACTGGTTGCACTTCTCAATGGTGTTGATGCAAATGATCACTGTTCTTGGTGCCATTATCTGTCTTGTGTCCCGACTTCAAAATGGAGCTGCAATTCAACGAGTGTATCTTGCTTG ACTCAGCAGATTGGCAACCAGCTAAATGTGACATGCTCAAGCAGTggaaaatcaattatatattatatgcaAAATCTAACCGACTCAAGAATCCATGAATTGTGTTTTCAGATTTGTACTTGA
- the LOC101509376 gene encoding oxysterol-binding protein-related protein 3A-like: MAPMDPKQTPASSSGGGFFASIASSLSNFGTVMSKSVNGIVGYEGLEVVNPEGGTEDAEEEAKKGRWKDEERDSYWKMMQKYVGSDITSMVTLPVIIFEPMTMLQKMAELMEYSYLLDMADKTDDPYMRLVYASSFFISVYYAYQRTWKPFNPILGETYEMANHGGMSFIAEQVSHHPPMSAGHAENEHFTYDVTSKLKTKFLGNSVDVYPVGRTRVTLKRDGVVLDLVPPPTKVSNLIFGRTWIDSPGEMVLTNLTTGDKVILYFQPCGWFGAGRYEVDGYVYNNAEEPKILITGKWNEALSYQVCDPEGEPLPGTELKEVWRVAEVPKKDKFQYTYFAHKINSFDTAPKKLLASDSRLRPDRMALEKGDLSVSGHEKSSLEERQRAEKRNREAKNQKFTPRWFDLTEEVTPTPWGELEVYQYNGKYSAHRATIDSSDCIEEPESRPEFNPWQFGNLEAE, encoded by the exons ATGGCACCAATGGATCCCAAGCAAACTCCTGCTTCTAGTAGTGGTGGTGGTTTTTTTGCTTCTATTGCTTCGAGTTTGTCCAATTTTGGCACTGTCATGTCCAAATCTGTTAATGG TATCGTTGGCTATGAGGGACTGGAAGTTGTAAATCCGGAAGGAGGAACTGAAGAtgctgaagaagaagctaagaAGGGACGATGGAAAGACGAG GAACGGGATAGTTACTGGAAAATGATGCAAAAGTATGTTGGCTCTGATATCACATCAATGGTCACACTTCCGGTTATCATTTTTGAGCCAATGACGATGTTACAAAAAATGGCCGAG CTTATGGAGTACTCTTACCTATTAGATATGGCGGACAAGACCGACGATCCATACATGAGACTTGTATATGCTT CATCATTCTTTATATCTGTCTATTATGCCTATCAACGAACATGGAAGCCATTCAATCCAATTCTTGGTGAGACATATGAAATGGCTAATCACGGTGGCATGTCATTTATAGCAGAGCAG GTCAGTCATCACCCTCCAATGAGTGCCGGCCATGCTGAAAATGAACATTTCACTTATGACGTGACATCGAAACTGAAAACAAAATTTCTTGGAAACTCAGTTGATGTATATCCTGTTGGAAG AACACGTGTTACACTCAAAAGAGATGGTGTGGTCCTTGATTTGGTGCCTCCACCTACGAAAGTTAGCAACTTGATTTTTGGGCGAACATGGATTGATTCACCAGGGGAGATGGTTCTGACAAATCTGACTACGGGGGACAAAGTCATTCTGTATTTTCAACCTTGTGGCTGGTTTGG AGCTGGTCGATATGAAGTGGATGGATATGTGTATAATAATGCTGAAGAGCCTAAGATTCTAATAACTGGAAAATGGAATGAGGCTTTGAGTTATCAAGTTTGTGACCCAGAAGGAGAACCACTTCCAGGCACTGAGCTCAAAGAG GTTTGGAGAGTTGCTGAGGTACCTAAAAAGGACAAATTCCAATACACCTATTTTGCACACAAGATTAACAGTTTTGACACTGCTCCCAAGAAGTTGCTTGCATCCGATTCTCGTCTTCGTCCTGATAGAATGGCCCTTGAGAAGGGTGACCTATCCGTGTCCGGCCACGAGAAGAGCAG TTTGGAGGAGAGGCAAAGAGCTGAGAAGAGAAACCGAGAGGCGAAGAACCAGAAGTTCACTCCTAGATGGTTTGATCTAACAGAAGAAGTAACTCCTACACCTTGGGGTGAATTGGAAGTTTACCAATATAACGGTAAATATAGTGCGCATCGTGCTACCATAGATAGTTCTGATTGCATTGAGGAGCCTGAAAGTAGACCAGAATTCAATCCTTGGCAATTTGGTAATTTGGAGGCTGAATAA